One Hordeum vulgare subsp. vulgare chromosome 4H, MorexV3_pseudomolecules_assembly, whole genome shotgun sequence DNA window includes the following coding sequences:
- the LOC123449121 gene encoding beta-galactosidase 6, translated as MAAVGRLPSAAAALLLALLCLAGTSAATNVTYDHRALVIDGVRRVLVSGSIHYPRSTPDMWPGLMQKAKDGGLDVVETYVFWDVHEPVRGQYDFEGRNDLVRFVKAAADAGLYVHLRIGPYVCAEWNYGGFPLWLHFIPGIKLRTDNEPFKTEMQRFTEKVVATMKGAGLYASQGGPIILSQIENEYGNIAASYGAAGKSYIRWAAGMAVALDTGVPWVMCQQTDAPEPLINTCNGFYCDQFTPSLPSRPKLWTENWSGWFLSFGGAVPYRPTEDLAFAVARFYQRGGTLQNYYMYHGGTNFGRSSGGPFISTSYDYDAPIDEYGLVRQPKWGHLRDVHKAIKMCEPALIATDPSYMSLGQNAEAHVYKSGSLCAAFLANIDDQSDKTVTFNGKAYKLPAWSVSILPDCKNVVLNTAQINSQVASTQMRNLGFSTQASDGSSVEAELAASSWSYAVEPVGITKENALTKPGLMEQINTTADASDFLWYSTSIVVAGGEPYLNGSQSNLLVNSLGHVLQVFINGKLAGSSKGSASSSLISLTTPVTLVTGKNKIDLLSATVGLTNYGAFFDLVGAGITGPVKLTGPKGTLDLSSAEWTYQIGLRGEDLHLYNPSEASPEWVSDNSYPTNNPLTWYKSKFTAPAGDDPVAIDFTGMGKGEAWVNGQSIGRYWPTNIAPQSGCVNSCNYRGSYSATKCLKKCGQPSQILYHVPRSFLQPGSNDIVLFEQFGGNPSKISFTTKQTESVCAHVSEDHPDQIDSWVSSQQKLQRSGPALRLECPKEGQVISSIKFASFGTPSGTCGSYSHGECSSSQALAVAQEACVGVSSCSVPVSAKNFGDPCRGVTKSLVVEAACS; from the exons ATGGCGGCCGTCGGCAGGCTGCCGAGCGCGGCGGCGGCCCTGCTGCTCGCGCTGCTCTGCCTGGCGGGGACGTCGGCGGCGACCAACGTGACGTACGACCACCGCGCGCTGGTCATCGACGGCGTGCGCCGCGTGCTCGTCTCCGGCTCCATCCACTACCCGCGGAGCACCCCCGAC ATGTGGCCGGGGCTGATGCAGAAGGCCAAGGACGGCGGCCTGGACGTGGTCGAGACGTACGTCTTCTGGGACGTCCACGAGCCCGTCCGGGGACAG TACGACTTCGAGGGCAGGAATGACCTGGTGAGGTTCGTCAAGGCCGCCGCCGACGCCGGGCTCTACGTGCACCTCAGGATCGGCCCCTACGTCTGCGCCGAGTGGAACTACGG AGGCTTCCCGCTATGGCTGCACTTCATCCCGGGGATCAAGCTCCGCACCGACAACGAGCCTTTCAAG ACGGAGATGCAGCGGTTCACGGAGAAGGTGGTGGCGACGATGAAGGGCGCGGGGCTGTACGCGTCGCAGGGCGGGCCCATCATCCTGTCGCAGATCGAGAACGAGTACGGCAACATCGCCGCCTCCTACGGCGCGGCGGGGAAGTCGTACATCCGGTGGGCCGCCGGGATGGCCGTGGCGCTCGACACCGGCGTGCCCTGGGTCATGTGCCAGCAGACCGACGCGCCAGAACCCCTC ATCAACACGTGCAACGGGTTCTACTGCGACCAGTTCACGCCCAGCTTGCCCAGCAGGCCCAAGCTGTGGACAGAGAACTGGAGCGGCTGGTTCCTCTCCTTCGGCGGCGCCGTGCCCTACCGCCCCACCGAGGACCTCGCCTTCGCCGTCGCGCGCTTCTACCAGCGTGGCGGCACCCTGCAGAACTACTACATG TACCACGGAGGGACCAACTTCGGCCGCAGCTCCGGAGGTCCGTTCATATCCACGAGCTACGACTACGACGCCCCCATCGACGAGTACG GGCTGGTGAGGCAGCCAAAGTGGGGCCACTTGAGGGATGTCCATAAGGCGATAAAGATGTGCGAGCCTGCGCTCATAGCAACCGATCCATCATACATGTCCCTCGGTCAAAATGCAGAG GCACACGTATACAAGTCCGGTTCACTGTGTGCAGCATTCCTTGCGAATATAGACGATCAGTCTGATAAGACTGTCACTTTCAACGGCAAGGCATATAAACTCCCCGCGTGGTCTGTCAGCATCCTTCCTGACTGCAAGAATGTGGTGCTCAACACTGCCCAG ATCAACTCTCAGGTAGCATCTACACAGATGAGAAACCTGGGGTTCAGCACTCAGGCGTCTGACGGTTCATCCGTCGAAGCAGAACTCGCTGCATCTAGCTGGAGCTACGCCGTAGAGCCTGTCGGTATCACAAAGGAGAACGCCTTGACAAAGCCTGGGCTGATGGAGCAGATAAACACCACCGCGGACGCCAGCGATTTCCTGTGGTACTCAACAAG CATCGTCGTGGCGGGTGGTGAACCGTATCTGAATGGTAGTCAGTCCAATCTGCTTGTCAACTCACTTGGGCATGTTCTTCAGGTCTTCATCAATGGCAAGTTGGCAG GTAGCAGTAAGGGCAGTGCTAGTAGCTCCCTGATCTCATTGACAACACCAGTTACACTTGTAACTGGGAAGAATAAAATAGATCTTCTGAGTGCAACAGTTGGCCTGACG AACTATGGTGCATTCTTTGACCTAGTTGGTGCTGGAATTACCGGTCCAGTAAAGCTGACTGGACCGAAGGGTACGCTCGATCTATCTTCTGCGGAATGGACATACCAG ATTGGACTCAGAGGAGAAGACCTGCACCTGTATAATCCTTCAGAGGCCTCTCCGGAATGGGTATCAGATAACTCTTACCCAACCAATAACCCTTTGACCTGGTACAAG AGCAAATTTACAGCTCCTGCAGGCGATGATCCTGTTGCCATAGACTTCACAGGAATGGGGAAAGGTGAGGCATGGGTGAACGGGCAGAGCATTGGTCGCTACTGGCCAACAAATATTGCTCCACAAAGCGGCTGTGTTAATTCATGCAACTACAGAGGATCTTACAGCGCAACCAAATGCCTGAAGAAATGTGGACAGCCATCGCAGATTTT GTACCATGTGCCCCGTTCGTTTCTCCAACCTGGCAGCAATGATATAGTCCTTTTTGAGCAGTTCGGCGGTAACCCAAGCAAGATATCCTTCACGACGAAACAGACAGAAAGTGTGTGCGCACACGTGTCTGAGGATCATCCCGACCAAATCGATAGCTGGGTCTCTTCCCAGCAGAAATTACAGAGGTCCGGGCCAGCACTTCGTCTGGAATGCCCCAAAGAAGGTCAGGTCATCAGCAGTATCAAGTTTGCAAGCTTCGGGACACCGAGTGGCACCTGTGGGAGCTACAGCCATGGCGAATGCAGCAGCTCTCAGGCTCTGGCAGTCGCTCAGGAG GCATGCGTCGGGGTGAGCAGTTGCAGTGTGCCGGTGTCAGCAAAGAACTTCGGAGATCCATGCAGAGGAGTCACAAAAAGTCTTGTGGTCGAAGCTGCATGCTCATGA
- the LOC123449119 gene encoding protein FAR1-RELATED SEQUENCE 6-like: MGEGSERPPHSRPTRAQNPSCEEEEEEEEDAAATSRVKDEIADDLNADPAEDEDEEVVVEEGEDEVLVASDDDDGAADGAGGDEDFVPRTLEEALVPRVGTVFDSVDEAFSLYKAYAFRMGFHAVRRTCHNYEGIRYRSTFSCTQAGKSREGAAPSEVPGARYPLRNKRGAATREKRARRTTAEKTGCKAMLVIRDKRVNDRWKVEFVDLDHNHPCTPDMVRFLKAYREMPDSAKKKAKITREMDEMVEKSLSEIAETRKFPSRPKRSVSGGAAVGGLRFNRTDSFVQRFGDEDLIAVKKFIEMMQEKKPNFIHSWDLDQESRLKNFFWTDLRSQAQYCYFGDVISLDVMYLQHSRASLPLATLLGVNNHGHLVLLGCGLLSKDSKENYVWLLKRWLSCMNGKPPEAITTSYSDVVAEAVAEVLPDSRHRFCFWHILKKLQENVGRTHEKEAISLRFKEVVYDTVTLTDFEKEWEAMVEHYKLKDNEWFSALYSCRKQWAPGYVNHSFWAGTSAIRKVEKPDPYFDGVVTSKTTLPVFLEQYETTLRGKLEREAYDDLRSYYSRLTLLSGLPFEEQLVKLYTVPMFQAFQDEIKQLMHVICKEVDRSGNSITYMASELIQGKKVDYTVVYNNSDKDVWCICRSFPSRGILCSHALSVLKQENVLMLPSKYILSRWRKDFRIIHASASSNSVALQRDLSIFDYLYVCGHEYFEDVIDIGAREPELKEFVLSAMKEAKDKLVRPGQTQQGDQRVDVNMAVTGQVSADRRVDVNMASNTTSIIHRDRRVEANLPLNTRALVHEDNMASNTTSLIHGDRRADMEMQTPHLIHREGRVDMNMAAPHLMQRERRVDVNMASPHLIHGDRRVDMNLGSPHFIHSDRRVDMNMASPHLIHGDRRVDMNMASPHLIHGDRRVDMNMTSPHLIHGDTRVDMNMVSTSQDDGMHTFDLVNVNLESSLPMAATDFMQMHTHPPVYHPKQLLNMRDQVMDSNKRSNVETNTYFIGGGMHVG, from the coding sequence ATGGGGGAGGGTTCTGAGCGGCCTCCTCACTCGCGCCCCACCCGGGCGCAAAACCCTAgctgtgaggaggaggaggaggaggaggaggatgccgcGGCCACCAGCCgggtcaaagacgagattgctgaCGATCTCAACGCCGACCCCGCGGAGGACGAGGATGaagaggtggtggtggaggagggcgagGACGAGGTGCTCGTCgcctccgacgacgacgacggggcgGCGGACGGCGCCGGAGGGGACGAGGACTTCGTGCCGCGCACCCTGGAGGAAGCTCTCGTGCCGCGGGTGGGCACGGTGTTCGACTCCGTCGACGAGGCGTTCTCGCTCTACAAGGCATACGCCTTCCGCATGGGATTCCACGCCGTGCGCCGCACCTGCCACAACTACGAGGGGATTCGCTACCGCTCCACCTTCAGCTGCACTCAGGCTGGCAAGTCCCGGGAAGGGGCCGCCCCGTCGGAAGTTCCAGGCGCCCGCTACCCGCTCCGCAACAAGCGCGGGGCAGCCACCCGGGAGAAGCGGGCTCGGCGTACCACCGCCGAGAAGACTGGATGCAAGGCGATGCTGGTCATCCGTGACAAGCGGGTGAACGATAGGTGGAAGGTGGAGTTTGTTGACTTGGACCATAACCATCCTTGCACGCCTGATATGGTGAGGTTTTTGAAAGCCTACAGGGAGATGCCCGACTCAGCCAAGAAGAAGGCCAAGATTACCAGGGAGATGGATGAGATGGTGGAGAAGTCATTGAGTGAGATTGCTGAGACCAGGAAGTTTCCGAGTCGCCCCAAGCGGAGTGTCAGTGGTGGAGCTGCTGTTGGTGGGTTGAGGTTTAACAGAACCGACAGTTTTGTGCAGCGCTTTGGGGACGAAGACCTCATTGCAGTCAAGAAGTTCATCGAAATGATGCAGGAAAAGAAACCAAACTTCATTCATAGCTGGGATCTTGATCAGGAAAGTCGCTTGAAGAATTTTTTCTGGACAGATTTGAGGTCTCAGGCCCAGTACTGCTACTTTGGTGATGTCATTTCACTTGATGTAATGTACCTGCAGCACTCTCGTGCTAGCCTCCCTTTGGCCACGCTCCTTGGGGTGAATAACCATGGCCACCTTGTGCTACTTGGTTGTGGTCTGCTCTCCAAAGACAGTAAAGAGAACTATGTGTGGTTGTTGAAGAGATGGCTGAGCTGTATGAATGGCAAACCACCAGAGGCGATTACAACCAGTTACTCAGATGTTGTGGCAGAGGCTGTGGCTGAGGTCTTGCCAGATTCAAGGCACCGCTTCTGCTTTTGGCATATATTGAAGAAGCTCCAAGAAAACGTGGGACGTACACATGAGAAAGAGGCAATTTCTTTGAGATTCAAGGAGGTTGTTTATGACACAGTCACTCTTACTGACTTTGAAAAGGAGTGGGAGGCCATGGTTGAGCATTATAAGCTCAAAGATAATGAATGGTTCTCTGCACTGTACAGCTGCCGGAAGCAGTGGGCTCCAGGTTATGTCAATCATTCGTTTTGGGCTGGCACGTCTGCTATCAGGAAGGTTGAAAAACCAGATCCATACTTTGATGGTGTTGTGACAAGTAAAACCACATTACCAGTTTTCCTTGAGCAATATGAGACTACCCTCAGAGGGAAGCTGGAAAGGGAAGCATACGATGATTTGCGCTCCTATTATTCTAGGCTCACTTTGCTGTCAGGATTACCATTTGAGGAGCAACTTGTGAAGCTCTATACAGTACCCATGTTTCAGGCATTCCAAGACGAGATCAAGCAATTAATGCATGTTATTTGTAAAGAGGTAGACAGGAGCGGGAATTCAATTACCTATATGGCCAGCGAGTTAATACAGGGCAAGAAGGTTGACTATACGGTTGTCTACAATAATTCTGACAAGGATGTTTGGTGCATTTGTCGCTCTTTTCCATCACGGGGCATTCTTTGCAGCCATGCTCTGTCTGTTCTGAAGCAAGAGAATGTGTTGATGCTGCCATCAAAGTACATCCTCAGCCGCTGGAGGAAGGACTTCAGAATTATTCACGCGTCTGCAAGCTCGAACTCGGTGGCATTGCAGAGAGATTTGAGCATTTTTGATTATCTGTACGTGTGTGGCCATGAATATTTTGAAGATGTTATCGATATTGGGGCTAGAGAACCTGAGCTGAAGGAGTTTGTGTTGTCTGCTATGAAAGAGGCGAAGGACAAGCTAGTAAGGCCTGGCCAGACCCAGCAAGGTGATCAGCGGGTTGATGTAAATATGGCAGTAACTGGTCAGGTATCCGCTGATAGAAGAGTTGATGTGAACATGGCATCAAACACCACATCCATCATTCACAGGGACAGAAGGGTTGAGGCAAACCTGCCATTAAACACAAGAGCCCTGGTTCATGAGGATAACATGGCGTCCAATACCACATCCCTGATCCACGGGGACAGAAGAGCTGATATGGAAATGCAAACGCCCCACCTTATCCACAGAGAGGGAAGAGTTGACATGAACATGGCAGCCCCTCACTTGATGCAGAGGGAGAGAAGAGTAGACGTGAATATGGCGTCTCCTCACCTGATCCATGGGGACAGAAGAGTTGATATGAACCTGGGGTCGCCACACTTCATACACAGCGACAGAAGAGTTGATATGAACATGGCATCCCCTCATCTGATACATGGGGACAGGAGAGTCGATATGAACATGGCATCACCACACCTGATACACGGAGACAGAAGAGTTGATATGAACATGACATCCCCTCACCTGATACACGGTGACACAAGAGTGGATATGAACATGGTATCCACTTCTCAGGATGATGGTATGCACACTTTTGATTTGGTGAACGTCAACCTGGAGAGTTCTTTGCCAATGGCTGCAACAGATTTCATGCAAATGCATACACACCCACCAGTTTACCATCCCAAACAACTCCTCAATATGAGAGATCAGGTGATGGACTCAAACAAGAGATCCAATGTGGAAACCAATACGTATTTCATCGGAGGTGGAATGCATGTGGGGTAG